A genomic window from Thermodesulfobacteriota bacterium includes:
- a CDS encoding J domain-containing protein, with the protein MAIKYKDYYEILGLKRDASGKEIKNAYRKLARKYHPDVNPDKKEAEEKFKEINEAYEVLGDPEKKTKYDQLGPNWQAGADFRPPPGWEGVHLRMGDFGDFASMGGFSDFFSTLFGQAEGGRFSQRTARRSRKARGANIDAELTISLEDAYNGGKHSITLQKGEVCPNCRGTTMVGNRSCTTCNGMGMTAKPRRLDIKIPAGVKDESRIRLAGQGETGIGGGPAGDLYLHIKLKPHPHFTVADHDVQIELPLMPWEAIMGTEVEVLTLKGYVKMKIPPGTQSGQRLRLKGLGLPKKGGESGDQYVKIKIVVPKKVSEKEKDLYGKLAQLYDNKMGDAIFGKARR; encoded by the coding sequence ATGGCGATAAAATATAAAGATTACTATGAAATTCTGGGCCTTAAGAGAGATGCCTCAGGGAAAGAGATAAAGAATGCGTATAGAAAGCTTGCCAGAAAGTACCATCCAGATGTCAACCCTGACAAGAAGGAAGCAGAAGAAAAGTTCAAAGAGATAAATGAGGCATACGAGGTTCTGGGGGATCCTGAAAAGAAAACAAAATATGATCAGCTGGGACCCAACTGGCAGGCAGGCGCTGATTTCAGACCACCGCCCGGATGGGAAGGTGTCCATTTGAGAATGGGTGATTTCGGAGACTTTGCAAGCATGGGTGGCTTCAGCGATTTCTTCTCTACCCTTTTTGGGCAGGCAGAAGGGGGCAGATTTTCACAAAGAACAGCCAGGAGGAGCAGAAAGGCTCGTGGGGCTAATATTGATGCCGAATTAACGATTTCACTGGAAGACGCATATAATGGGGGAAAGCACAGTATTACTCTTCAGAAAGGTGAAGTATGCCCTAATTGCAGAGGGACTACAATGGTAGGTAATAGAAGTTGCACTACCTGCAATGGTATGGGAATGACAGCTAAACCACGACGACTGGATATCAAAATACCTGCTGGAGTCAAAGACGAATCCAGGATCAGGTTGGCCGGACAGGGAGAGACTGGCATTGGTGGCGGTCCTGCAGGAGACCTGTACCTCCATATCAAATTGAAACCGCATCCTCATTTCACTGTGGCTGACCATGATGTACAGATTGAACTCCCCTTAATGCCATGGGAGGCTATAATGGGCACAGAGGTAGAGGTATTAACTTTAAAGGGGTATGTTAAGATGAAAATACCTCCAGGCACACAGTCAGGGCAGCGCCTCAGGTTGAAGGGTTTGGGTTTGCCCAAGAAGGGTGGAGAGAGTGGAGATCAATACGTAAAGATAAAGATTGTTGTACCAAAAAAAGTCAGCGAAAAGGAAAAGGATCTGTACGGGAAGTTAGCTCAACTATATGATAATAAAATGGGTGATGCAATCTTTGGGAAAGCCAGGAGATAA
- a CDS encoding nucleotide exchange factor GrpE, protein MKINIEEVPAENEVIKSNGDSSAYALHADRPASASHTDRNVEVMKLRIALEEKERQYLSLLADFDNLKRRTDRDSRLRVQEEKSELINKILEVIDNFERAIDSAKNYRHDSFFDGILSIYRQLISVLREYRVERIDCLGKEFDPNIHEAVGVIKTSDFDRNTVINEVQKGYIMDAKLLRPSKVHVAV, encoded by the coding sequence ATGAAAATAAACATTGAAGAGGTTCCCGCTGAAAATGAAGTCATTAAGAGTAACGGCGATTCGTCTGCCTATGCGTTGCACGCAGACAGGCCTGCTAGTGCGTCACACACAGACAGGAATGTTGAAGTCATGAAACTAAGAATTGCCCTTGAGGAGAAGGAAAGACAGTACCTGTCTCTCCTTGCCGACTTTGATAATCTTAAAAGGAGGACCGACAGGGATTCAAGATTAAGGGTTCAAGAGGAAAAGAGTGAATTGATAAACAAAATTCTCGAGGTCATAGACAACTTTGAGAGGGCTATTGACTCGGCTAAAAATTATAGACATGACTCCTTCTTTGATGGTATATTGTCTATATACAGACAACTCATATCTGTTTTAAGAGAATATAGAGTTGAACGTATAGACTGTTTAGGGAAAGAGTTTGACCCCAACATTCATGAGGCTGTGGGAGTGATAAAAACCAGCGATTTTGACCGGAACACAGTAATAAATGAGGTACAGAAGGGGTATATAATGGATGCTAAACTCCTGCGTCCATCGAAGGTTCATGTAGCAGTATGA
- a CDS encoding Hsp20/alpha crystallin family protein, which produces MDVTRWRPFKELETLRGDMDTLWDRFFGERTPVIRKEREWIPPIDISETKEAVVVTTEVPGIDPKDVNISFVQDTLTIKGEKKQEKEEEGENYYRVERSYGSFSRSFRIPVSVNESEIKAQHKGGVLKITLPKAEKVKPKEIEITVE; this is translated from the coding sequence ATGGACGTTACCAGATGGAGACCTTTTAAGGAGTTAGAGACATTGAGGGGTGATATGGATACATTATGGGATAGGTTCTTTGGTGAGAGAACCCCTGTAATTCGAAAAGAAAGGGAATGGATTCCTCCCATTGACATCTCAGAGACAAAAGAGGCTGTTGTAGTAACTACAGAAGTGCCGGGTATAGACCCTAAAGATGTCAATATATCCTTTGTGCAGGACACGCTGACAATAAAAGGAGAAAAGAAGCAGGAAAAGGAAGAAGAGGGAGAAAACTATTACAGGGTTGAAAGAAGCTATGGTTCTTTTTCAAGATCCTTCAGGATTCCCGTTTCTGTTAACGAGAGTGAGATAAAGGCACAGCATAAGGGCGGTGTGCTTAAGATAACCTTACCAAAGGCTGAAAAAGTAAAACCCAAGGAGATTGAAATTACGGTAGAATAG
- a CDS encoding type II toxin-antitoxin system PemK/MazF family toxin, with the protein MKRGELYRVANPPAKDPKKSRVFVIISRQVLIDSRFSTVVCAPIYSTHDGLSTQVLVGVNEGLKHDSSIHCDELVSLPKSVLTNFIGSLSPQKIEELNSALSIALDIRNLKG; encoded by the coding sequence GTGAAACGTGGTGAATTGTATCGTGTTGCTAACCCTCCGGCCAAGGATCCAAAAAAATCCAGAGTTTTTGTTATTATAAGCCGCCAAGTCCTCATCGATTCCCGTTTCTCCACAGTCGTTTGTGCCCCGATTTATTCAACTCATGACGGCCTTTCCACTCAAGTATTGGTTGGGGTAAATGAAGGATTAAAGCACGATAGCAGTATTCATTGTGATGAACTCGTGAGTCTGCCCAAATCAGTTTTGACAAACTTTATTGGATCGCTTTCCCCACAAAAGATCGAGGAGCTTAACAGTGCTCTCAGCATAGCTTTGGATATTCGAAATCTTAAGGGCTAA
- a CDS encoding ribbon-helix-helix domain-containing protein, giving the protein MKIKTSITLSEDLLKAINEYAREYNNRSEFIEEAIRVFIRQLIHRQQDARDLEIINQRADYLNQEAMDVLTYQVDL; this is encoded by the coding sequence ATGAAAATCAAGACATCTATAACCTTATCTGAGGACTTGCTGAAAGCAATTAATGAATACGCAAGGGAGTATAATAACCGATCCGAGTTTATTGAGGAGGCTATCCGGGTTTTTATCAGGCAATTGATTCATAGGCAGCAGGATGCCAGAGACCTCGAAATTATCAATCAGCGTGCGGATTATCTAAACCAAGAAGCAATGGATGTCCTTACCTATCAGGTGGATCTGTGA
- a CDS encoding CHAT domain-containing tetratricopeptide repeat protein yields the protein MRRGLVCILVLLALSLGFLGTALSQSNEEAIRLYDQGVKAYKYGRYQEALKYFNRSLEICRELNIPQGIAVNLNNIGTVYDSLGQHEKALSYYEGALKIYRELDMPKDIATCLNNIGEVYRSLGQYEKALSYHEEALKIKKELNIPKDIATCLNNIGEVYRFLGKYEKALSYHEEALRIRREVKIPEYIARSLNNIGEVYRFLGKYEKALSYHEEAFKIRRELNIPQDIAMSLNNIGEVYRSLGQYEKALSYYEGALNIYRKLKIPRDIAMRLNNIGTVYLTQKRYKEAEIKFLEAEKEEGKTGIKWTGNPFLVELYIATGRHKPALELLKEMTPGWNTDDSYRIQFHTQHGLALKGSGLLKPASKEFFKAVSISEEMRQRVKERGGFFGAGYYGGRIRAYRGLVSTLSERAIMGEKVDKEFSPYGKDISSNAFYFSEAIKARTLIEAMAESARKSQRVEIPEELREKEQSILNQLSAIDSQWDDAYKRGEDVLRRLKERKDGLNTELNNLITGLRQKYPRYTALNYPKPIPPEELPLKEDEVLLEYALDDNAGYVFVVRKGGVKRLIKIPFSKEALEAKVKAFIEPMNTKQIEKFSVKEAKGLYDLLLREALNGIKADEKIIIVPDGILGLLPFDALVIKEGSGVKDNLYVGDRYNITYYQSATVLALQRNLKERKTERLLFALGNPIYTKEDPRYIAWKDNKKATIVVNLDKYSFRGIAIKAKWGKTTEADTTGKEVEFPPLPETEIEVREISKMMNVNPQPPDVLLSVRANETELIKTGLERYKYIHFATHASLPGMIQGLNEPFILLGQVENESKDDGFLTLSEVLDLRLNADIVVLSACVTGVGREVEGEGVANFARAFQHAGVKSVVVSLWEVASDPAVEYMKKFYGYLKAGKGRGEAMRLAKNEIKAKYPNPFYWAVFILHGEG from the coding sequence ATGAGAAGGGGTCTTGTTTGCATATTGGTACTTTTAGCTTTATCTTTGGGATTTTTGGGCACTGCCTTGAGTCAGTCAAATGAGGAGGCAATTCGGCTCTATGACCAGGGGGTGAAGGCATATAAATATGGGAGGTATCAGGAGGCACTTAAGTATTTCAATAGGTCACTTGAGATATGCAGGGAACTAAACATCCCACAGGGTATAGCCGTGAACCTAAATAACATCGGTACGGTTTACGACTCCCTTGGTCAGCATGAAAAGGCACTCTCTTACTATGAGGGGGCTTTGAAGATATATAGGGAACTAGACATGCCAAAGGATATAGCCACGTGCCTGAATAACATCGGTGAGGTTTATAGATCCCTTGGTCAGTATGAGAAGGCGCTCTCTTACCATGAGGAGGCTTTGAAGATAAAGAAGGAACTAAACATCCCAAAGGATATAGCCACGTGCCTGAATAACATCGGTGAGGTTTACAGATTCCTTGGTAAGTATGAAAAGGCGCTCTCTTACCATGAGGAGGCTTTGAGGATAAGGAGGGAAGTAAAAATCCCAGAGTACATAGCCAGGAGCCTGAATAACATCGGTGAGGTTTACAGATTCCTTGGTAAGTATGAAAAGGCACTCTCTTACCATGAGGAGGCTTTTAAGATAAGAAGGGAGCTAAACATCCCACAGGATATAGCCATGAGCCTGAATAACATCGGTGAGGTTTATAGATCCCTTGGTCAGTATGAGAAGGCGCTCTCTTACTATGAGGGGGCTTTGAATATCTATAGGAAACTAAAAATCCCACGGGATATAGCCATGAGACTAAATAACATCGGTACGGTTTATCTTACCCAGAAGAGATATAAGGAGGCAGAGATAAAGTTTCTTGAGGCAGAAAAGGAGGAAGGAAAGACAGGCATTAAGTGGACAGGGAATCCTTTCTTAGTGGAGCTCTATATTGCCACAGGGAGACATAAGCCTGCATTAGAGCTCCTTAAGGAGATGACACCCGGATGGAATACCGATGACTCCTACCGAATCCAATTTCACACTCAACATGGGCTGGCATTAAAGGGCAGCGGGTTACTTAAACCTGCATCTAAAGAATTCTTTAAGGCAGTCTCCATTTCTGAGGAGATGAGGCAAAGGGTAAAGGAGAGAGGAGGGTTTTTTGGTGCAGGTTATTATGGTGGTCGTATCCGTGCATACAGGGGACTCGTCTCAACCCTTTCAGAGAGGGCAATAATGGGAGAGAAGGTAGATAAGGAATTTAGCCCTTATGGCAAGGATATATCGTCCAATGCCTTTTATTTCTCAGAGGCAATAAAGGCAAGGACACTCATTGAGGCGATGGCAGAGTCTGCAAGAAAGAGCCAGAGGGTTGAGATACCAGAGGAACTCAGGGAAAAGGAGCAATCTATCTTAAACCAGCTTTCTGCAATAGATTCACAGTGGGATGATGCATATAAAAGAGGAGAAGATGTTTTAAGAAGATTAAAAGAGAGAAAGGATGGGCTTAATACTGAACTCAATAACCTGATAACTGGATTGAGGCAAAAATATCCCAGATATACTGCCTTAAATTATCCCAAACCCATTCCCCCGGAAGAATTGCCACTTAAAGAAGATGAGGTCTTACTTGAGTATGCTCTTGATGATAATGCTGGTTATGTGTTTGTTGTCCGAAAGGGTGGGGTAAAGAGGCTCATAAAGATACCATTTTCAAAGGAAGCACTGGAGGCAAAGGTTAAGGCTTTTATAGAGCCAATGAATACAAAACAGATTGAAAAATTTTCTGTGAAAGAGGCAAAGGGGCTGTATGACTTGCTGCTTAGAGAAGCACTAAATGGTATTAAAGCGGATGAGAAGATAATCATCGTCCCTGATGGGATACTTGGGTTGCTCCCTTTTGATGCACTTGTGATAAAGGAAGGCAGTGGAGTGAAAGACAATCTCTATGTAGGTGATAGGTATAACATAACCTACTACCAATCAGCCACAGTTCTCGCACTTCAGAGGAATTTGAAGGAGAGAAAAACAGAAAGGTTGCTTTTTGCATTAGGTAATCCCATATATACGAAAGAAGACCCAAGATATATTGCATGGAAAGACAATAAAAAGGCAACTATAGTTGTAAATCTGGATAAATACTCCTTCAGAGGTATTGCAATAAAGGCTAAATGGGGTAAGACAACAGAGGCTGATACTACAGGTAAAGAGGTAGAGTTTCCACCTTTGCCCGAGACAGAGATTGAGGTAAGGGAAATTTCAAAGATGATGAATGTAAACCCTCAGCCCCCCGATGTCCTGCTTTCAGTAAGGGCAAATGAGACGGAGTTAATAAAGACAGGGCTTGAAAGATATAAGTATATCCACTTTGCCACCCATGCCTCTTTGCCGGGGATGATTCAGGGATTAAATGAGCCGTTTATACTGCTTGGACAGGTGGAAAATGAAAGTAAGGATGATGGATTTTTAACATTAAGTGAGGTTCTTGATTTAAGGCTTAATGCTGATATAGTGGTATTATCAGCATGTGTAACAGGGGTTGGTAGAGAGGTAGAGGGGGAGGGTGTCGCAAACTTTGCCCGTGCTTTTCAGCATGCAGGGGTAAAGAGTGTGGTTGTGAGTCTCTGGGAGGTGGCATCAGACCCGGCAGTTGAATATATGAAGAAATTTTATGGTTATTTGAAGGCGGGCAAAGGCAGGGGAGAGGCGATGAGACTTGCAAAAAATGAGATAAAGGCGAAATATCCAAATCCATTTTATTGGGCTGTTTTTATATTGCATGGGGAGGGGTAA
- the selB gene encoding selenocysteine-specific translation elongation factor, with the protein MKHIVLGTAGHIDHGKTSLIKLLTGVDTDRLKEEKLRGITIELGFAPLTLPSGERIGIVDVPGHERFIKNMVAGVGGIDIVLFTIAADEGIMPQTREHFEICSLLRIKNGIIAITKTDLVDEEWLEMVKGDIEEFVKGTFLEGSPIIPVSSVTGEGIPLLLAELDSLAEKVEEKSSEGLLRVPIDRVFTMKGFGTVITGTLYSGSVSVGQTVEILPSGIETKVRGLQVHNKGVENVTAGLRTALNLHGIDKFSIKRGEVITNPGTIAPTSLIDVYLEHLPSSPKPIKNRTKVKFHTGTSEIVAVIIFFDRDKLPPGEGAFARLKMETPAITMHKDRFIIRSNSPVYTIGGGEVLDSYPTKRKKFFKEILTDLEVFQSGDKKDIIKTHVYNSGFKGLGVRELQMRVDISPSVLSTLLEGLMTNRELIQFDKDTIRVVHQGIYDNLKEKMIEQIKGYHMAYPMKEGISKEELKTKLHKDVNAKLFNKAIVELTKIDKIQGVKDKFRLTDYSVSLKESQKEIQEKIVDIYSKEKLSPPTYKELVDRLAADASEVKAVLDMLVEKETLVKIKEEFYFHSDALARLKEDLVAFLRENKELTISQFKDITKSSRKYSTPLIEYFDKIRVTIRVGDKRILRESSM; encoded by the coding sequence ATGAAGCATATTGTACTCGGAACGGCTGGCCACATTGACCACGGCAAGACATCACTGATAAAGCTTCTTACAGGAGTTGACACGGATCGGCTAAAAGAAGAGAAGCTTAGAGGAATAACTATCGAGCTGGGGTTTGCACCACTGACACTACCCAGTGGAGAAAGGATTGGGATAGTAGATGTTCCTGGTCACGAGAGGTTTATAAAGAACATGGTAGCGGGTGTTGGTGGGATTGATATAGTCCTCTTTACTATTGCTGCCGATGAAGGAATTATGCCTCAAACAAGGGAACATTTTGAAATCTGCAGCCTTTTAAGGATAAAAAATGGCATTATAGCTATAACGAAGACTGACTTGGTAGATGAAGAATGGCTGGAGATGGTTAAAGGAGATATTGAAGAATTTGTAAAGGGAACCTTTTTAGAGGGTTCTCCAATAATCCCGGTCTCATCTGTCACTGGCGAAGGGATCCCCCTGCTTTTAGCTGAACTGGATAGCCTGGCCGAAAAAGTCGAAGAAAAATCATCTGAAGGTCTGTTGAGAGTGCCGATAGACCGCGTGTTCACTATGAAGGGATTTGGTACCGTGATTACCGGTACCCTTTATTCTGGAAGCGTGTCAGTTGGACAAACAGTAGAGATTCTTCCCTCAGGAATAGAGACGAAGGTCAGGGGTCTTCAGGTCCACAATAAGGGGGTGGAAAATGTCACGGCAGGACTCAGAACAGCGTTGAATCTCCATGGGATTGACAAATTTTCTATTAAGAGAGGGGAGGTTATAACTAATCCTGGCACAATAGCCCCAACCTCTCTGATAGATGTTTATTTAGAGCACCTGCCTAGCTCTCCCAAACCAATTAAAAACAGGACAAAAGTAAAATTCCATACAGGGACAAGTGAGATTGTTGCTGTTATAATATTTTTTGACAGGGATAAGCTTCCTCCCGGTGAGGGTGCTTTTGCCCGATTAAAAATGGAAACCCCTGCTATAACTATGCATAAGGACAGGTTTATTATAAGAAGCAACTCCCCGGTTTACACCATAGGGGGAGGTGAGGTTTTAGATTCCTATCCAACAAAAAGAAAGAAATTTTTCAAGGAGATATTAACCGACCTGGAAGTCTTTCAGAGTGGCGATAAAAAGGATATAATAAAAACCCATGTTTACAACTCCGGGTTCAAGGGGTTGGGTGTACGAGAGTTACAGATGAGGGTCGATATAAGTCCTTCTGTTTTATCAACCCTGTTGGAGGGTTTAATGACTAACAGGGAACTGATTCAGTTTGACAAGGACACCATAAGGGTAGTCCATCAAGGTATCTATGACAATCTGAAAGAGAAAATGATAGAACAGATAAAAGGGTATCATATGGCTTATCCTATGAAGGAGGGGATATCAAAAGAGGAACTGAAGACCAAATTGCATAAAGACGTAAATGCAAAACTGTTTAATAAGGCTATAGTCGAACTCACTAAAATCGATAAGATACAGGGAGTAAAGGATAAGTTTCGACTCACCGATTATTCGGTATCATTGAAAGAATCCCAAAAGGAAATTCAAGAAAAAATTGTTGATATTTACTCTAAAGAAAAACTCTCACCTCCTACATACAAGGAACTGGTGGATAGGTTAGCCGCCGATGCATCAGAGGTGAAGGCTGTATTGGATATGCTGGTTGAAAAAGAAACACTGGTAAAGATAAAAGAGGAATTTTACTTCCACAGTGATGCCCTTGCCAGATTAAAAGAGGATTTAGTGGCCTTTCTCAGAGAAAATAAAGAGCTTACCATATCTCAATTCAAGGATATTACAAAATCGTCACGAAAATACTCTACACCTTTAATTGAGTATTTTGACAAGATAAGGGTTACCATCAGGGTAGGAGACAAGAGGATTTTGAGGGAAAGCAGTATGTGA
- a CDS encoding LysM peptidoglycan-binding domain-containing protein, with translation MCNADDIGKSILRPITVTNVIILVLFVSLFSTGWVKSDTTKTLSNNGGVYSDDHDFMLKDDGDIQESTVPPDLLKEQANEGPIAESEESDYENQNVISEKEKKYDIPIVVNESVENFIHYFQTSNRKVFLKWLSMAQRYLPMMKEIFRKNGLPEDIVYLAMIESGFNPKAYSRAHASGPWQFIKGTGQRYGLKINRWLDERRDPEKSTIAAAKYLKNLYDMFGCWYLAAAAYNAGENKIVQAIDIYNTRDFWEIARHPYLARETKDFVPQLIASVIIAKDPEKYGFDDIDYKLPFTYNKVHVPATTNLKVIARACKTDYDTIKMLNPELKKGCTPPNYPDYELRVPIGRKEVFAKNFDKTEPSERSTFTRHTVKRGETLSRIASLYDTSTEPIMRLNKIKNSRSIKAGRTLIIPVRSSKIAKRDTDKKRGFILSKVAKKGYLESERKEIMYTVRKGDTLWNIAQRYDLKTSEIRYWNKMGIKDTIHTGTTLRLMVKLDLDT, from the coding sequence ATGTGTAATGCTGATGATATAGGTAAATCAATATTGAGACCCATTACAGTTACAAACGTTATTATTTTAGTCTTATTTGTCTCTCTTTTTTCCACAGGATGGGTTAAATCGGATACAACAAAAACACTGTCTAATAATGGGGGCGTTTATTCTGATGATCACGATTTTATGCTTAAAGATGATGGGGATATTCAGGAATCTACTGTTCCACCTGATTTATTAAAAGAGCAGGCAAATGAAGGACCCATTGCGGAAAGCGAGGAATCTGACTACGAAAACCAGAATGTGATTTCTGAAAAGGAAAAGAAGTATGATATCCCCATTGTAGTTAATGAAAGTGTTGAGAATTTCATCCATTATTTTCAAACAAGCAATAGGAAGGTCTTTTTGAAATGGTTGTCCATGGCACAAAGGTATCTTCCAATGATGAAAGAGATATTCAGGAAAAATGGTTTGCCCGAAGATATTGTCTATCTGGCAATGATAGAAAGTGGTTTTAATCCTAAGGCATATTCTCGTGCCCATGCCAGCGGACCCTGGCAGTTCATTAAAGGAACAGGGCAAAGATACGGACTGAAGATTAATAGGTGGCTCGATGAGAGGAGGGACCCTGAAAAATCCACTATAGCTGCAGCAAAATACTTGAAAAATCTTTATGATATGTTTGGTTGCTGGTATCTGGCTGCGGCTGCTTATAATGCAGGGGAAAATAAGATTGTACAGGCGATTGATATATATAACACCAGAGATTTCTGGGAGATAGCAAGGCATCCCTATCTCGCGAGAGAGACAAAGGACTTTGTGCCTCAACTGATAGCCAGTGTGATTATAGCTAAGGATCCTGAAAAATACGGTTTCGATGACATAGATTACAAGCTCCCATTTACATATAACAAAGTCCATGTTCCTGCTACTACCAACCTGAAGGTCATTGCTAGGGCGTGTAAAACGGATTACGATACTATAAAGATGTTAAATCCTGAACTGAAAAAAGGATGTACACCTCCAAACTATCCTGATTATGAACTTAGGGTTCCCATAGGAAGAAAAGAGGTATTTGCGAAAAATTTTGACAAGACAGAGCCTAGCGAGAGATCTACCTTCACAAGACACACTGTCAAAAGGGGAGAAACTCTTTCAAGGATTGCCAGCCTGTACGATACCAGTACAGAGCCGATCATGCGGTTAAATAAGATAAAAAATTCAAGGAGTATAAAAGCTGGAAGGACTCTGATTATCCCTGTTAGAAGTTCTAAAATTGCGAAGAGAGACACAGATAAAAAAAGAGGTTTCATTCTTAGTAAGGTTGCAAAAAAAGGATACCTGGAATCTGAAAGAAAGGAGATAATGTATACTGTAAGAAAAGGGGATACCCTATGGAATATTGCTCAGAGGTACGATCTGAAAACTTCAGAGATTCGATATTGGAATAAAATGGGGATTAAGGATACTATACACACAGGAACTACTTTAAGATTAATGGTAAAATTGGATCTGGACACCTAA
- a CDS encoding DegQ family serine endoprotease: MEHRYGLKTLIGIIIASFVVGIIVASELKLTPSLKAISTFGVEKDRDGENKSSTVPTQLPSFVELAKELKPAVVNISTTKVIHRGRQGFTPFQSPFGERSPFRDFFDKFFEDMVPKDFKQTSLGSGFIIDEDGYILTNYHVIQGADEIKVKLSNEKEFKAEIIGKDPKTDIALIKIKSWKNLPVVKLGDSDKLEVGEWVVAIGNPFGLDHTVTAGIVSAKGRIIGAGPYDNFIQTDASINPGNSGGPLINLKGEVIGINTAIIASGQGIGFAIPVNMAKGLIPQLKEKGKVIRGWLGIVIQKVTPDLAKSFGLRETEGALVADVVEGSPADKAGIKRGDIIIEVDGEKIDEINKLSRFVATLNVGKEAKIKIIRDGKESTLKVIIGEFPEKEIVASKGEVREKLGMVVQNLTPDIAKQFGYIGEKGVLVTDVVAGSPADEAGIKQGDLIKEINRNPVKDLRNYMAILNRVKGDNLLLLIRRADSALYIVLKMPGKE, encoded by the coding sequence ATGGAACACAGATATGGGCTAAAGACTTTAATAGGGATAATTATAGCTTCCTTTGTAGTGGGTATAATTGTGGCTTCAGAACTGAAGTTGACGCCCTCTTTAAAGGCTATTTCTACTTTTGGAGTAGAAAAGGATAGGGATGGTGAAAACAAATCATCAACAGTACCCACCCAGCTGCCATCTTTTGTTGAACTGGCAAAAGAGTTAAAACCAGCAGTTGTCAATATCAGTACTACAAAGGTTATTCATAGAGGGAGGCAGGGATTTACACCTTTTCAGAGTCCTTTTGGTGAAAGAAGCCCTTTTAGAGACTTTTTCGATAAATTTTTTGAGGACATGGTACCCAAAGATTTCAAACAGACCAGTTTGGGGTCAGGATTTATTATTGACGAGGATGGTTATATTTTGACCAATTACCATGTGATCCAAGGTGCCGATGAGATAAAGGTCAAACTCTCAAATGAGAAGGAGTTTAAAGCAGAAATAATAGGAAAAGACCCCAAAACCGATATTGCATTAATAAAGATAAAATCCTGGAAAAACCTGCCTGTAGTTAAGCTGGGTGACTCAGATAAGTTGGAGGTAGGAGAATGGGTAGTTGCCATTGGTAATCCTTTCGGGCTCGATCATACAGTTACAGCAGGAATTGTAAGCGCTAAAGGAAGAATTATCGGAGCTGGTCCCTATGATAATTTTATACAGACCGATGCTTCTATAAATCCGGGGAACAGCGGAGGTCCCTTGATTAACCTGAAAGGAGAGGTGATTGGCATCAATACCGCCATTATTGCCAGTGGGCAGGGGATAGGTTTTGCAATCCCGGTTAATATGGCAAAGGGGCTTATCCCCCAACTCAAAGAAAAGGGGAAGGTAATTCGAGGATGGTTGGGTATTGTGATACAGAAGGTCACCCCTGATCTGGCCAAATCATTCGGGTTGAGAGAGACTGAAGGCGCGCTGGTAGCTGATGTTGTGGAAGGTAGTCCTGCGGATAAAGCAGGGATTAAGCGAGGGGACATAATAATAGAAGTAGACGGTGAAAAGATCGACGAGATAAATAAGTTATCAAGGTTTGTAGCAACTCTTAATGTGGGGAAGGAAGCAAAAATAAAAATTATCAGAGACGGGAAGGAAAGTACATTAAAGGTTATAATTGGAGAATTTCCAGAGAAGGAAATAGTCGCTTCAAAGGGAGAAGTAAGAGAAAAGCTGGGGATGGTAGTGCAAAATCTGACCCCGGATATTGCAAAACAGTTCGGATACATAGGCGAAAAGGGGGTCTTGGTAACCGATGTTGTTGCAGGCAGCCCGGCAGATGAGGCTGGAATAAAACAAGGAGACCTGATAAAAGAGATAAACCGTAACCCCGTTAAAGATTTGAGAAATTATATGGCTATCCTGAACAGGGTAAAAGGAGATAACCTTCTTCTACTTATCAGGAGAGCCGATAGTGCACTATATATAGTGCTTAAGATGCCGGGAAAGGAATGA